The sequence below is a genomic window from Rudanella lutea DSM 19387.
CAATTGTTTTTTTGCCAGCTTTGGCCACTGCCGGGCTATCCAGAAAACAATTACTCGTTGCACCACATTTTTCCAACGAATGAGCCGGTAAGCCAGCCGTTCGGGCAGGAGTTGTCGCATCCGTTGTGCTAAGGTGTCTTCGCCGGGCAGGGCCACTACGTAAGAAGGCGACCGTTGCACCATTGTGACATGTTTGGCCGATTGGGCCATGGCGGGCACAAGCGTCATGGCCGTGGCTCCGCTCCCGATCACTACTACGCGCTTGTCGGCATACGAAACATCGCGTGGCCAGAACTGGGGTAAGATAATCGGGCCTTTGAAATCGGCTTCGCCCGCAAACGTGGGCCGGTGCGGATGCTCGTAGCTGTAATACCCGCTGCACATGTACAGAAACCGGGCCTGAATTGACTGCTTAACTCCCGTGGCAACGTCCTCTACCTCGACCGTCCAGAGTGCGTCGGGCGATGACCAGGATGCTCCGACTACCTTATGCTCAAATCGAATGTGGGGCATAATACCATACTCATGAGCGGTTTCTTCAATGTATTGGCGGATGGAAGGGCCGTCGGCAATGGCCCGCGGATTCGTCCATGGCTTGAATGCATAGCCGAGGGTGTACATGTCGGAATCGGAGCGTATACCGGGGTACCGAAACAAATCCCAGGTGCCGCCCAGGGAGTGCCGGGCTTCCAGAATTGCGTAGCGTTTGCCGGGGCATTCGTTCTGGAGCCATACGGCCGTGCCAATGCCCGACAGGCCAGCGCCAACAATAAGTACATCAAGGGGAGAGTCGTCGCGGAATAACGGAGAGGAAGACATGGAAATGCATCAGAACTGTAACGGGCTGCAAGATACAGTACGGGTAGAGGATTTGGACAAATGTCCTGAATCGCGGGCGAGTGAGCCGGTAGTTTTGTCGACCAAAACAATGAGTGGAGAACCAACCAAACACCAGAAACAGCAAACCATAAACTGCCTTCTATGAACAAACGAATTGCAATTATCAACGGGCACCCCGACCCCGAAAGCTTCAATGCGGGGTTGGCGGATGCGTATGCAGTTGGGGCCACGCGAGCCGGTGCGTCGGTTCGGGCAATTAACATAGGCGAACTGGCGTTTGACCCAAACTTGCGATACGGCTACCGGAAACGCATGGAGCTGGAGCCCGACTTGGTGGCTGCCCTCGATACTATCCGGTGGGCCGAGCACCTTGTTTGGGTGCACCCTGTGTGGTGGAGCGGGCTGCCTGCGCAAATGAAAGGGTTCATCGATCGGCTGTTTCTGCCGGGTCTTACGTTTCAGTACCGCACCAATTCGGTTTGGTGGGATAAATTATTGACAGGCCGCTCGGCACGAATTATCACGACCCTCGACCAACCATTTTGGTACTACAAGCTGGCGTTTGGCAACCCCAGTGTGAAACAGTTAAAACGGGGTGTTTTACAATTTTGTGGCGTAAACCCCGTCCGGGTTAGTTACTTTGGGCCTGTACGTAATGCCACCGAAGGGCAGCTTATCAGCTGGCTGAGCCAGGTAGAGCAGCTCGGGTATCAATACCGTTAGTTTAAGATATGCCTTCTAATTCCCTCACGACCTACTTTCAACAGGCCCATTTTCCGGAATCGGACGCCGAGCGCATAGCCGCGTCGTTTAAGCTGCGCCAGTATAGGAAAGGCGATTTGGTTCTGCGCGAAGGAGACACCTGTCGGCAACTTGGACTGGTGGATTCGGGCTTATTTATGTTTTACATGCTCGTGCGAGGGGAGGAACGAACTACCTACGTAGTGGGCGAAAGTGGCTTTCTGGCATCGCTCTGGAGCTTTATAGGCGAACGGCCCGCAACCGAATCAATCCGTTGCGTGCGAGATGGGCGTGTGTGGCATATCGACAAAACTGATTTGGACCGGCTCCGCAAAGAGGTGCCAGGGTTTGCCCAATTTTACACGGCTATGCTCGAACGTGAAATCTGTTGTATCGAAGAAAGCCGTTACGACCTGATTGCCCTCACCGCAGAAGAACGCTACGAAAAACTACTTACCCAAACACCGCAACTGCTGCAACAGATACCTCTCTATTATCTGGCGGCTTTGCTGGGCATAACTCCCCGGCATCTGAGCCGGATTCGGGCCGGGCAACGAAAACGGAATTGAAAGCGTAGTTTCACTTGTCCTCTCCTAACGGTCAAATAATGGATGGCAATCGGATTTGTACTGTGGTGCCGGCGTTCACTTTTGACGTGACGTTGAGCGTGCCCTGGTGCAGCACAATAATGTTGCGGGCCAGGGGCAACCCGATGCCGTAACCTTCAAACAATTTGGTGTTTGAGGCCCGAAAAAATGGGTCGTAGATAAACCGAATCTCCTCGTCGGGAATACCCACGCCCTGATCAATTATGGCAATGACCACCTGCCCGGTACCAGCCGCAATATGTACCGAAACAGGTTTGTTGTACGAGTATTTGCAGGCATTACTCAACAGGTTTACAAGTGCCAGTTGCAGCAGCTGCCGGTTGCCGTTTACCTTGAGTCGGCGTGGGTCGTCGGGTAAAAAACCCAGATCCACCCGGATGTTGTTCTGCGGATTGAGCTTGTCGATAATCGTTTTGGCTTCCCAGATCAGCTCATCCATCCGCACGATTTCGAACACCAGCTTTTCATTTTTAAAGCCCAGCTGCGCCAGTGACAGCAGCGACCGGGTGATGTCGTTGAGCCGCTCGGCCTGCGTCAGTATCGTTTGCAGCGTTTGCTGGTATTCGGCGGGGGTACGCTCGCGTTTGAGGGTTACGTCGGCTTCGCCGATGATGGCCGTCAGGGGCGTGGCCAGCTCGTGCGAGGCATTGCTGATAAAGTTTTTCTGAACTTCCAGCGCCGTTTCGATTCGGTTGAGCAAATCGTTAAACGTTGAGCTTAACTCGCCTACTTCGTTTCGGTACTCGTTTTCTTCCAGCCGCAAATGGATGTTTTCGGTACTGATTTGCCGCACCTTGTTGGTGATTTGGCGGATAGGCTCAAACACATGGCGCGAAAAGTAAACCGACAAATAGATCACAATTACCGACGACAGCAGGATGCCAATGCCCAGAATGTTGCGTAGAAAGTTGAGGTGGTTATTGATGTAGTAATTGTTGGCCGACACCACTACCACATACCGCTGACGGCCCACCTGCTCACGAATCCCGGCATAAAACGTAGCACCCTCTCTGGCCGTCGACCGACCTTTGGCGAGTATCTGCGTAATGAGGCTTTCGGGAATCATCAGCGAGTCGGCGAGCCGGTTGGCCGATACGTCCTTGCTGACCGGAATAAGGTATTCCCGTTCGCTGTCGAGCCGTTCGAGGTGTTTCTCGCGAATGGTTCGGTAACTTTCGGGGTTGAGCGAATCCAGTTTCAGGTTGTACCGGGCCGAGATGGTCGCGCGGGTTTCGAGTCGTTTGTAAAAATCGACGTAGGCGAAGTTATTCTGAAACAGGTAAACCCCGGTGCCAAACAGGGTCAGCAGGGTGAGGCTGTACACCACCAGAATCAGGGCAATGCGGGTACGGGTGTTCATGGCTCTTTCAGGACATACCCCATGCCCACCACAGTGTGAATAAGTTTCTCCGGGGCGGCCGCGTCGATTTTGCGCCGTAGATAATTGATGTACACATCGACTACGTTGGTACCGGTATTGAAATTCAGATCCCAGGCACTTTCGAGCAGGTCGATGCGCGACAGCACCTTGCCTTTGTTTTTGATCAAAGCCAGCAACAACCGGTATTCGGTGGCCGTCAGCTGAACCGGTTGCTCATTGCGGGTCACGGTCTTGGCTGTATCGTCGACGCGTAAATCGGCGAGCACGTACTGATTTGTGTAGCTGGTGGTTTCGGGCTCGGCTTTCTGGTTAGCCCTCCGCAGCAGGGCATTGATTCGGGCATTTAGCTCGATAAACTTGAAGGGCTTCACCAGATAGTCGTCGGCCCCGGCGTTCAGGCCCATGACCACGTTTTCGGCGGTGCCGAGTGCGGTCAGGAACAGGATGGGGGTCAGCATGTGATTACTCCGTAGCTTCTGGCAAACCTCCAGCCCGTTCATGTCGGGCAGCATAATGTCCAGAATGATGAGGTCGTACGAAGAGTCCAACGCCATTTTGAGGCCGGTAGATCCATTGAAAGCTACCGACACGGTGTAGTTTTCTTCGATAAGACCCCGGCGAATAAACTCAACGACGCTCACTTCGTCTTCGACCAGCAGGATATGTTTCATTCGGTTGAACTGGCTAGTTGGGAACTGGATAGAAAACTGTTTTTCGTTTATCGTTTTTGGTTTTTGAGCGTGTGCTGCGTCGTTATTAATCGCGTATCAAGAAGAAACTAAAAACTGAAAACGATAAACCAGAAACCTTTTTACGGCAAGTTTGGACCTAAATGTAATCGAAAGAAGGCGCTTTTGGTCGGTTCTAATCGGATTCTAACAAACCTCTTAGACTTCTCTAATGGTGTTAGTAGACTTTTGGTGATAAACTTAAACAGAACCATGATCGAGCGACGTAAAATTCTGATCCCAACCGATTTTCGGGTCTCTTCGTTACATACCCTCCGGCTGGCCCTCGAAGAGATCGACGCACCAAAGGTTGATGTTGTGCTGCTCTATGGCACCACGCTCGACACCTCCATCACCGAAATGCTTTTCTATTCGCCCAGGCGGATTATTGCCGATTTGCTGACCGACGATTTCCGGGAGGGAATAAGCATTCTGGTCAACCGGTTCGAATCAAAAATTGGCGATTGGCAGATTGAGCTGTTTCATGGCTACCGGCAACGGGCGTTTGATACCCTGTTGAACACGCTGGAGGTTAATACCTGCTACATGGGCCGTTCGTACCCATATCACCTTACAGGCGACGCCTTCGACCTGACGCCTTTCCTCCAAAAATCGGTAGTACCCTGCCGGGAAGTCGACTGGGCGCATGAGGTTGACATCCCCTTTGCCGAAGATGGGCTCGAAAGCCTTTTTTTACAATCTGTACTGCATGGTCAACCCGTATCTGAGTCG
It includes:
- a CDS encoding flavin-containing monooxygenase — encoded protein: MSSSPLFRDDSPLDVLIVGAGLSGIGTAVWLQNECPGKRYAILEARHSLGGTWDLFRYPGIRSDSDMYTLGYAFKPWTNPRAIADGPSIRQYIEETAHEYGIMPHIRFEHKVVGASWSSPDALWTVEVEDVATGVKQSIQARFLYMCSGYYSYEHPHRPTFAGEADFKGPIILPQFWPRDVSYADKRVVVIGSGATAMTLVPAMAQSAKHVTMVQRSPSYVVALPGEDTLAQRMRQLLPERLAYRLIRWKNVVQRVIVFWIARQWPKLAKKQLVQLVREELGPDYDVDRHFSPRYNPWDQRVCLVPDGDLFGAIRAGKASVVTDEIERFTADNLHLKSGEHVPADVVVMATGLTIQLFGGIALTVDGRTYKTSELMAYKGMMLSDIPNLSIAFGYTNASWTLKTDLTASYVCRLLRYMDRHGYATVVPRRQPHVEPRPFLDFTSGYVQRAAHLLPQQGSRRPWQVYQNYLKDLFTIRFGRLNDGVLHFGKKSD
- a CDS encoding NAD(P)H-dependent oxidoreductase, producing MNKRIAIINGHPDPESFNAGLADAYAVGATRAGASVRAINIGELAFDPNLRYGYRKRMELEPDLVAALDTIRWAEHLVWVHPVWWSGLPAQMKGFIDRLFLPGLTFQYRTNSVWWDKLLTGRSARIITTLDQPFWYYKLAFGNPSVKQLKRGVLQFCGVNPVRVSYFGPVRNATEGQLISWLSQVEQLGYQYR
- a CDS encoding Crp/Fnr family transcriptional regulator, which gives rise to MPSNSLTTYFQQAHFPESDAERIAASFKLRQYRKGDLVLREGDTCRQLGLVDSGLFMFYMLVRGEERTTYVVGESGFLASLWSFIGERPATESIRCVRDGRVWHIDKTDLDRLRKEVPGFAQFYTAMLEREICCIEESRYDLIALTAEERYEKLLTQTPQLLQQIPLYYLAALLGITPRHLSRIRAGQRKRN
- a CDS encoding sensor histidine kinase — its product is MNTRTRIALILVVYSLTLLTLFGTGVYLFQNNFAYVDFYKRLETRATISARYNLKLDSLNPESYRTIREKHLERLDSEREYLIPVSKDVSANRLADSLMIPESLITQILAKGRSTAREGATFYAGIREQVGRQRYVVVVSANNYYINNHLNFLRNILGIGILLSSVIVIYLSVYFSRHVFEPIRQITNKVRQISTENIHLRLEENEYRNEVGELSSTFNDLLNRIETALEVQKNFISNASHELATPLTAIIGEADVTLKRERTPAEYQQTLQTILTQAERLNDITRSLLSLAQLGFKNEKLVFEIVRMDELIWEAKTIIDKLNPQNNIRVDLGFLPDDPRRLKVNGNRQLLQLALVNLLSNACKYSYNKPVSVHIAAGTGQVVIAIIDQGVGIPDEEIRFIYDPFFRASNTKLFEGYGIGLPLARNIIVLHQGTLNVTSKVNAGTTVQIRLPSII
- a CDS encoding response regulator transcription factor, yielding MKHILLVEDEVSVVEFIRRGLIEENYTVSVAFNGSTGLKMALDSSYDLIILDIMLPDMNGLEVCQKLRSNHMLTPILFLTALGTAENVVMGLNAGADDYLVKPFKFIELNARINALLRRANQKAEPETTSYTNQYVLADLRVDDTAKTVTRNEQPVQLTATEYRLLLALIKNKGKVLSRIDLLESAWDLNFNTGTNVVDVYINYLRRKIDAAAPEKLIHTVVGMGYVLKEP